In Streptomyces sp. NBC_00704, a genomic segment contains:
- the pip gene encoding prolyl aminopeptidase, with amino-acid sequence MGLYPEIEPYEHGMLDVGDGNHVYWETCGNPRGKPALMLHGGPGSGATPYMRRLFDPAAYRIVLLDQRGCGRSTPHASVYGTDMSVNTTAHLVADLELLRRTLGIERWLVWGVSWGSVLALRYAQTCTGAVSELVLTGVATGSDAEVELLTRGLGKVFPEAFERFASEVPEGAERDGNLAAAYSRLLESPDAGVRERAARAWTDWETATIPAPPRSVERFEDPVFRAGFARTVTHYWGHGHFLDGEEAVLRDAHLLDGVPGTLVQGSLDFGNLLGIVWRLQHAWAGSELIIVDHAGHGTRGRGMAEMLVAATDRYAGR; translated from the coding sequence ATGGGCCTGTATCCGGAGATCGAACCGTATGAGCACGGCATGTTGGACGTCGGGGACGGCAACCACGTGTACTGGGAGACCTGCGGCAATCCGCGGGGCAAGCCCGCACTGATGCTGCACGGCGGTCCGGGGTCCGGGGCGACCCCGTATATGCGGCGGCTGTTCGACCCCGCCGCCTATCGGATCGTGCTGCTCGACCAGCGGGGCTGTGGCCGTTCGACCCCGCACGCGAGCGTGTACGGCACTGACATGAGCGTCAACACGACGGCGCACCTCGTGGCCGATCTCGAACTGCTGCGGCGGACTCTGGGGATCGAGCGCTGGCTGGTGTGGGGGGTGTCGTGGGGGTCGGTGCTGGCGTTGCGGTATGCGCAGACGTGTACCGGGGCGGTGAGCGAGCTGGTGCTGACCGGCGTCGCGACCGGTTCCGACGCCGAAGTGGAGCTGCTGACGCGCGGGTTGGGAAAGGTGTTCCCGGAAGCCTTCGAGCGCTTTGCGTCGGAGGTGCCGGAGGGCGCGGAGCGGGACGGCAATCTCGCGGCCGCGTACAGCAGACTGCTCGAATCCCCTGACGCCGGTGTGCGTGAACGGGCCGCGCGAGCGTGGACGGACTGGGAGACGGCGACCATCCCGGCCCCGCCGAGGTCCGTCGAGCGGTTCGAGGACCCGGTGTTCAGGGCGGGTTTCGCCCGCACAGTCACCCACTACTGGGGCCATGGTCACTTCCTGGACGGGGAGGAGGCCGTTCTGCGCGACGCCCATCTCCTCGACGGCGTGCCCGGCACCCTTGTGCAGGGCAGTCTCGACTTCGGGAACCTCCTGGGCATCGTCTGGCGGCTTCAGCACGCCTGGGCGGGCAGCGAGTTGATCATCGTCGACCACGCGGGGCACGGCACGCGGGGGCGGGGCATGGCCGAGATGCTGGTGGCGGCCACCGACAGATACGCCGGGAGGTAA
- a CDS encoding uracil-DNA glycosylase, which translates to MASADGSAPAASGLGLLDRRIAGCRACPRLVEWREEVARTKRAAFADWTYWGRPVPGFGPSDARLLIIGLAPAAHGGNRTGRMFTGDRSGDVLYQALYDVGLASQPTSVAADDGLELYGVRITSPVHCAPPANKPTPGERDMCRPWLVQELRLLRPTVRSVVVLGAFGWQAALPAFAEAGWSVPRPRPAFGHGVRVPLDDPDGGGGLDVFGCFHVSQRNTFTGRLTPAMLRDVLRAAAEAAEAADAGGSAEAAGR; encoded by the coding sequence TTCCGGCCTGGGCTTGCTCGACCGGCGGATCGCCGGGTGCCGTGCGTGTCCTCGGTTGGTGGAGTGGCGTGAGGAGGTGGCCCGTACGAAACGGGCGGCCTTTGCGGACTGGACGTACTGGGGGCGGCCCGTGCCCGGGTTCGGTCCGTCCGACGCCCGGCTGTTGATCATCGGGCTCGCCCCGGCGGCGCACGGCGGCAACCGTACGGGCCGTATGTTCACAGGCGACCGGTCCGGCGACGTTCTCTACCAGGCGTTGTACGACGTGGGGCTCGCCTCCCAGCCCACGTCCGTGGCCGCCGACGACGGGCTGGAGCTGTACGGGGTGCGCATCACGTCGCCCGTGCACTGTGCGCCACCGGCCAACAAGCCGACCCCGGGGGAGAGGGACATGTGCCGGCCCTGGCTGGTGCAGGAGCTCCGATTGCTGCGGCCGACGGTGCGGTCGGTGGTGGTGCTCGGAGCTTTCGGCTGGCAGGCCGCCCTGCCTGCGTTCGCCGAGGCGGGCTGGAGCGTGCCCCGGCCGCGGCCGGCCTTCGGGCACGGGGTGCGTGTGCCGCTCGACGACCCGGACGGCGGCGGCGGTCTGGACGTCTTCGGCTGCTTCCACGTCAGTCAGCGCAACACCTTCACCGGCAGGCTCACCCCGGCGATGCTGCGGGATGTGCTGCGCGCGGCCGCTGAGGCTGCTGAGGCCGCCGATGCAGGAGGGAGCGCCGAGGCCGCGGGGCGGTAA